The genomic stretch TATTACAACGACGGCAAGGACCGCGAAGCGGCCATCACCTTCAACTCCCTCATCAAGGAGAAGCCGCTGTCGCCGGAGGCGCCGGGCTTCCAGGGGAAGATCGTCGACTGCATCCTGCGCATGGGCAACAAGGAGCGCACCGTCGCCCAGGTCCGCCGGCTCGTGAAGATCATGAAGGAGGTCGAGGGTTCGGGCGTCATCAAGGACGACAAGGACAAGAAGCTGCTCGCCGAGGCGAAGGAGCTGTCCGAGCGCACCCTGTCCAACCTCGCCGTCACCTGGCACAACGAGGGCAAGAAGACGCGCAACGAGGAGACGTTCCGCTACGCGGACGCCGTCTACAGCGACTACCTCACGCTCTTCCCGGACAACCCCAAGGCGTACGACCTGCGCTTCTTCTGGGCGGAGCTGCTCAACGACAACCTGCAGAACTACGAGAAGTCCGCGGCCAACTACACGCTCGTCGTCCTCCAGGACGCCAAGGTGCTGGAGGCCAAGGACGACAAGGGCAAGCCCAAGCCGGGCAAGCCGGGCAAGTGGCTGCAGAACGCGTCCTACAACGCGGTGCTCGCCTACGATGAAGTGGTGAAGGCCGCCGAGGCGCGCGGCGACGCCAAGAGCGAGGCGGTGGGCACGGACATCACCAAGAAGGCCACCATCCCCCCGGTGAAGAAGTCGCTGCTGGACGCGTGCGAGCGCTACCTCAAGTACGTGCCCAAGGGCGAGAAGCGGGTGGAGATCGCCTTCAAGGCGGCCAACATCTACTACCGCCACAACCACTTCGACGAGGCGGTGCTGCGCTTCAGCGAAATCGCCCTCGGCTACCCCGAATACAAGTTCGAGAACGGGCAGCGCGCGTCGGAGATCAGCGCGAACCTCATCCTGGACTCGTACAACCTGCTCCAGGACTACGCGAAGGTGAACGAGTGGGCGCGGCGCTTCTACGCCAACGACAAGCTGGCCACGGGCAAGTTCCGCGAGGACCTGGCCAAGCTCATCGAGCAGTCGTCGTTCAAGCTCGTCAGCCAGTTGGAGGAGAAGAAGGAGTTCTCCAAGGCGGCCGAGGCGTACCTGAACTTCGTCCACGACTTCCCGCAGACGGAGATCGCCGACCTGGCGCTCTACAATGCGTCCGTCGACTACTACAAGGCGAAGATGCTGGATAAGACCATCGAGGTCCGCAAGCGTCTGTTCGCCCAGTATCCGCGGTCGAAGTACGTGCCCGACTCCATCTACGCCAACGCGGAGGCGCAGGAGGCCATCGGCGACTTCGAGGAGGCCGCCGGGACCTACGAGCTGTACGTGCGCGGCTACGAGCGCAGCCTCGACGAGAAGGGCGCGGGCCGCTCCAAGTCCAAGTCGAAGAAGGCGGCCGCGGACGACAAGCCGGCCGTGCCCCAGAAGTGGGAGGAGGCCAAGGCGCAGATCGCCCTGTTCAACGCGGCCACCTACCGCGAGGGCCTGGGCCAGACGAAGGCCGCGCTGCGCAACCGCGAGCGCTACCTGGAGCTGTGGCCGCGCGCCAAGGACGCGGACGAGATCCGCCTGTCCATCATCGACCTGACCGGCAAGAGCGGCGCGGCGATGAAGGCCATCAAGATGCTGGAGGAGTACGAGCGCGACAACATGCGTTCGGCCAGCAAGTTCCTCGGCGCGGAGGGCCGCATCATCGAGCTGTACCGGAAGATGAACAAGACGCGCGACGTGGCGCGCATGTACAAGCGCGTGGGCGAGCACTTCGACCAGCTGCCGCGCCGCGTGCAGTCGACGCTGGAGAAGCCCGCGCTGGCCACCGCCGCCCAGGCGCAGTTCCTCGCCATCGAGCCGGACTGGGCCGAGTACAAGCGCCTGAAGCTGTACTGGGGCGCGCCGCCGTCGCCGGACCGCTTCCGCGCCAGCATCCAGGACAAGAGCCGGGCGCTGCAGGTGGTGGAGAAGAAGTACGTGCAGACGGTGGCGCTGGGCGCGCCGGAGCCGTCCCTGTGCGCGCTCAACCGCATCGGCCTGGCGTACGACCACTTCGCCGACCGCGTCATCAACGCCCCCATGCCGCGCGGGCTCGACG from Myxococcus stipitatus encodes the following:
- a CDS encoding tetratricopeptide repeat protein, producing the protein MRRLLLVCLVFLATASAAQEKKAPRDAALGQKAATTVDKSLAGDITREKKKEEVAPALQYDQFRLGVELQVASKRREQIASLKKIISLSPDPKEVPSLLFRLGEFYWEESKFYFFEANRKDDDLLRAMNANDAAGQQRAKAEKAELAGKQKEYGKLAVEQYTKIIQEHPTFERTDEVLFFLGQYLMEEGQDRKALVAFKRLVEKYPQSKFIPDAYLAFGEYYFNNSKGKRPELEKALAAYKKAAEFPESQVYAFALYKQGWCYFNLSDYEAAKDKFKTVVLYGELAGANAVEKDGGKSGRGSLVREARTDYVRAYAHQGDVAQARADFGKVASNPDDRFTMMKQLANIYYNDGKDREAAITFNSLIKEKPLSPEAPGFQGKIVDCILRMGNKERTVAQVRRLVKIMKEVEGSGVIKDDKDKKLLAEAKELSERTLSNLAVTWHNEGKKTRNEETFRYADAVYSDYLTLFPDNPKAYDLRFFWAELLNDNLQNYEKSAANYTLVVLQDAKVLEAKDDKGKPKPGKPGKWLQNASYNAVLAYDEVVKAAEARGDAKSEAVGTDITKKATIPPVKKSLLDACERYLKYVPKGEKRVEIAFKAANIYYRHNHFDEAVLRFSEIALGYPEYKFENGQRASEISANLILDSYNLLQDYAKVNEWARRFYANDKLATGKFREDLAKLIEQSSFKLVSQLEEKKEFSKAAEAYLNFVHDFPQTEIADLALYNASVDYYKAKMLDKTIEVRKRLFAQYPRSKYVPDSIYANAEAQEAIGDFEEAAGTYELYVRGYERSLDEKGAGRSKSKSKKAAADDKPAVPQKWEEAKAQIALFNAATYREGLGQTKAALRNRERYLELWPRAKDADEIRLSIIDLTGKSGAAMKAIKMLEEYERDNMRSASKFLGAEGRIIELYRKMNKTRDVARMYKRVGEHFDQLPRRVQSTLEKPALATAAQAQFLAIEPDWAEYKRLKLYWGAPPSPDRFRASIQDKSRALQVVEKKYVQTVALGAPEPSLCALNRIGLAYDHFADRVINAPMPRGLDEESQQALRDEFSNQAQPLKDKATEAFAATVAKSRELDVYNACAAEALKMLRTTYQPDRYPDMPEEKVALKGREQLIGGDVLAAIQDVPPPAPKAVAEATKDQKTTLQEDLTDLTQQLRSQTETQVDAKSTAATGPDGSKPAKQGGSDEEPEDFL